The sequence below is a genomic window from Falco rusticolus isolate bFalRus1 chromosome 8, bFalRus1.pri, whole genome shotgun sequence.
GGCGGGGTAGGAAGAGAACACCAGCTGTGAGGAGGACTCTTGGAAATAATACTGAAAGTTGTGAGTAACCGTTCGGAGTTCACCCTCCGTGTCATTGTTTGCAATATATTGGCAGTATCTGGGTTGAGGCATAACTTTCAAGATTGCACACATCTCTACCATATTCTCTACTGTACTGAAAGGAATTTTGCACAtatttgagatttaaaaatgcagcatttttagTTTAAATCACTGACTTACCCctattcagaagaaacaaattcatTCCAATCCAGATTCAATATAACAACAATTatgctgctgttcagcttttttttgtACCAAGCGAAAACAAATACTGCAACTGTAACAAGGTTACTCATCGTGCCATGCTGGACTCTGTAATGCTATAaactttataataaaatataaattaatatccAGTTTTAACTACTTCATGCAGGAGCCTTTACTGCTCTTACTGTCGTAACTTCATGTTAAAGTTGCTTGTTTTCATAGCATTAGCTGTTAATTACTGCCCTGCATAACGCCAAGTATTTGAAAACTCATTCCAAAGCCAATAGTCTCTGAATGATTCGTAGAAATGTTTACAAAGCATGGTCTTACAATATTTTCCCTGAATATCCTGTGCTAAAATTTACgatagtgattttttttttttttccccaccatggAAAAGTGTTAGTTAGCTTGTTATGCTGTGGTacaaactttcttcttttttttttttttttttttttaattttagagtTGTATGTAGGCAGCTTTTTTGTTCAAGCTGAAATAGCCAGTTGGTTGAGTCACACTTGACTAATTAAGGTTTTGAAGTTCCTGCCTGATCTAATACTGCAGTGAACCTAATTCAGAAAGAGAATGTGAAGTTACTCAAATACTTCAGGTATTTGAAGGCAAGCACGAGACtagcaaataattatttttatagagTTGTTAAAGACTTTGAGCTacatgaaatttttttaataatgcatgAGTTTGGCAAAAGAGCCAGGTTTTTCTGCAAGGCAATTCTGCCCAGATCAGTGCCTAAGAAAGATGGATGTCCGTCTCCCGATACAAGGATATCAAATTGACTCCTGGTCAGATAGACTATAAAATCTTCAACAAAAAGCTTTCGTATATAGTAGTTCTGTGCCCTACTTGTGTTTGGCTGTGGTGTATTATACAGCTGCATACTCTATTATGACTGTAATTATGTACAGAACTTGTGTAACTTATTAAGTACAGCAACCTCTTGCAGTGGACTTCGGGATGCCCCTCACAACAAGACAGCTGGCAAAAGGAAAGAACTACCTAACCCCCATTTTAATGTTGTAGTTTTTTAGCAAATAAAGCATTGTAAGATTTTTGTATTGAGATATTGATGACAGTGAGACAAGTTGCCTTGTAAAGTAAatctaaaacaaaaagcacattaaacatttcaaaacagctcTTGAAAATCTGACTTGCTCAATGTTGAAACTGACGCTGTTGGAGAAGCTTAGCTTTCTTAACGCCCTTTTCCCCGGTGTTTTGGTCAGTTTAATGTCTGAGGAGCTTTTACTGGTCAATTTCATTCCGGTTGCTTTATAATTAAAGCAACTGCACATCCTCAAGGCCTGGATGTTCCCGCATTGTGTGTATTTCCAGTACCCCATGGCAGTGCTCTCCGGGCTCTGGCTTACCTGCCCTGCCCGTGGGCCCTCCCCGCCGCAGCGGGCACCGGGCCCACACCGAGGTCTCTGGGAACGGGGGCAGCGGGGGTCACGCCCCTCCGCAGCGCGGTGCTGCTCGTCTCGCACAGCGCAGCCCCGGCCGAGGCCCGGAAAGCCCAGCTGGCTCCGCGCAGCGGGGAGACGGGAGCAGCCCGGCACCAGGGCGCTGCCCAGAGCCGCTGCCGGCCCGCCCGGCAGGGAGCGCAGCCGCCCCGCAGAGCGACAAGATGGCGGCCGCTGCCTCGGGGCGGCGTTACCCCGCGCTTCCTGACGTCAGCAGGGCGCGCGGCGGCGCGTGCGCGCGGTGCCGGGCCgtggcggccggcggggcggcagcgccatggggccggcggggccggcggggccggcggggcggcgggcgggcggcgggcggggcttggcgcggggcggcggggcggagcggccGCACGGGTGCGAGCAGTGCGGGAAGGCCTTCGCGCAGGCCGGCGCCTTGGCCAAGCACCGGCGGGTGCACACCGGGGAGAAGCCGTACCGCTGCCCGGTGTGCGCCAAGGCCTTCGCGCTCTCCTCGGGGCTGGTGCTCCACAAGCGCACGCACACCGGGGAGCGGCCCCACGCCTGTGCGCTCTGCGGCAAGGCCTTCATCTCCTCCTCGCACCTCGCCCTCCACCTGCGCTCCCACACGGGCGAGAGGCGGTACCAGTGCCCCGTCTGCGGCAAGCTTTTCCTCCAGTCCTCCCACCTGGTGCGCCACAAGGCCATCCACAGCGGCGAGCGGCCTTTCAAGTGCGAGGACTGCGGCAAGCTCTTCGGGCGCGCCTCCCACCTGGCGACCCACCGCCGCGTGCACACGGGCGAGCGGCCGTTCAAGTGCGCACAGTGCGAGAAGGCCTTCACGCAGAAGGCCGGGCTGGTGCTCCACGTCCGCCTGCACACCGGCGAGCGGCCCTACCGGTGCGACAAGTGCGGGAAGAACTTCCGCTCCTCCGCCCACCTCGTCTCGCACCAGCTTCTGGAGTCAGGGGAGAGGAACTTCAAGTGCGCCGCCTGCGGGAAGGCCTTCAAGCAGGCGTCGTCCCTCAAGCAGCACCTGAAGACCCATGAGGCGCGCGAGCCTCACTGCTGCTCGGTCTGTGGCCGAGCCTTTTCCAGGTCCTCTTACCTCCAGCTTCACATGAGAACGCACAGCGGTGAGCGGCCGTACCACTGCTTGGTTTGCAACCGGACGTATGCCAAAATTTCAACCTTTGAAAAACATTGTAAAAGGCACCAGCAGGATGAAGAGCGGCCTGATGTGAGGCCCAGCGCGATGACCACCAGGGCAAAAGCCCTGGCcgaaaagaaaaagcaggagcagaaacGGCAGCGCCGAGATGACTGCCTCGTGCAACCTCAGCAGGCTgacccaaagcagcagcaggtggaaAAGCTGTAAAATCATTAAAACAAGAACCGTTCCTGGGCCCCTGCAACATGGCTTGTGGGAGGTGGGAgcttctggtttaatttttaacaaaaacaacaaTGACATGCTGCACCAGCATTACTCCAGAGCGTATTTCCCAATGAGATTCTCTCTCTGCCGCAAGGCTCAATGCAAACACTTCTCCAGGGCGCAGCAAGGTACTTAAAAGTCCGCTGAGGTCCCCCGCAGTCCGGGTGGCGTACAGAACGCTGCGCGGTTACAGGGGGTTTCCACCCTGTTTGCAGGCCccagtggttttgtttcatgtCAGCAGTGTTTGCTAACGCAGACTTCTGGGGATTCCTGACCAAAGCACCTGCTTTTACCCAGATTGAAGGAGGGATGATGGTTCTTtgtatgcagaaataaattaagtTGTAGTCTTTTAAGCGAAGGCAAAGGTTTTGGTTGAAGAGGCAAGAGAGTTGGTGCacctacagaaaacagatttgtacCAACAGTGGGTTTAGGAAACAAGTAGGAATTTATCCTGCAAAAcaggatttgtttttaaaaacactgtacATAGCAAGAAAATAGCATCTTTgagccttttctgtttttctcactgTTAGTTACAACGAGGCATTGTACTTGGCATCCAGATACTGCTGTGTATGAAGTATGTTTAAAGCACGGCAGATTTATTGCCAAGGCAACTCATCTTTCTCGAAACTAGTAAAGACAGGTGCCAAAAATCTGTAACTCATCTTGACTGAGTTTGACTTTTGAAATCCCAGATTGTAGTAAAGGTacaagaaatttttattttattttaaacctgaCTTTTGGGAATGTAAAATATAGTGACAAGGGAATTCTAAGCCTTGTCTCCTGAATTAAACTGCTGTAGCTGATTTGCTGGCTAGTCACCATGCTGAGGGAATAAGGCAAGATGCCACGAAAGGGTTGCTGTCGAAGCGGAATGTTTCAGATTTATTCTGGGGTACAAGATCGGACTCCAGTGAGTACTAAGTAATTTTGTAAGCATTaacaaaatggcctttattaCAGCAGTGTTCTTCATGAGCCAGCACTTTGTACTGACTTTCGATAAGCTTTATGTCATTGTAGCAACAGTACTATGAGCTTCTTTACATCCTTATTTATTGGTTATTGTTACCCAGTAATTTATTatgacagaaaaatggaagcagtGAGTTCCGCTTTAAGTTCACATTCCTGATTTTCTGTACCAAGTCCCTGattattttaatgctatttCCCTGCCATTGTGTGAAAACACGTATTACGCACTTTAATGATCTTTTTGGATAggcttctggttttggtttctaTAGCATGttcacagctttgctttaaggccaaaaaaggaatttttcaaaagcttgcACATTTAAAGTATTGCAGTGTATCAGGCCACAAATCATGTTGGTAGATGATAGATCTGGATTACATCTAAGAACTAATTTATAGCTAACAAAACTGcattaaataattctttaacTTTTTGTACTTCAGGATTTCCTTGGCGCTGGGTATACTGAGATACAACTCTTCTTGTTGAACTGATGGTTTTGTATTCAGCTGATTaatatactttaaatatttatgtggtCAGATATTTCGAATGAGATCTATCTAAACCAGTGTTTCTCATCATGACAAATTCTAATGTAAATTTTTGCTACAGTCTTGAGATTTTGGGTTGTGACCAGTCATGTTGTTAGGAGGAACTAGACACGCtgggttttatttccagttcaGTTATGCCAGTGCCACATAAGCAGAGTTCTatcttgttttgtatttcagtacaggttattaaaataatacacacTGCTCTCTTTTCCTGCAGtcgctttttttctttaatcctgTTCTCACCTAAATATAAAAGTTTGCTTAtggaagtgaaaaatatttgctaattTTCTAGCATTCCTTGAAACTTAGCTTGCAAAGGTAACTGCAAAATAAcgatttctctttcatttctggCATTTCTCTCTGCCAGATGTGGACAGCAGTGCCCTGGTGGTTCTGTCTGTACCTGTAACATGGCATGCCTACACGCAGAACCAAAATTTCGgtgggaagaaaatgtaatagTGGCCTTTTAAAGATCAGTTGTATGTTGCTCCTTTAATAGTTTTGGaggtgttttggtttattttgctttgtttaacaagcttcccatttttttcttctagtttcttcctctgtcagCTGTCTTCCCCCTGCAAGCAGAAGTCCACTCTGTCTGGGATGCAGGGTGAACTCAGACTTTGTATGGTGAAATCCAGCATCAAGAATATTTTGGACTGGGAAAACGGAAAATGCGCTCTAATGCCCTGACTGTTGCATTACAGTCAGTAAGGCCAGGCAAATCCTTTAGATTTAATATCTGGTAAGGGAATAAGTTCAGTCCATGGAGCACTCACAGAAATGCTGCcgctttcttttgaaatgtatttttcagcttaATGTACAGAGGGAGCAGGAATGTGCTTTGATGTCGCTAGACTGCCAGGATGGAGAAGCATCTCTCAGTGCTGTCGCAGCTTGCAGCATGGAGTTCTGAGTGCACAGGAGAcgtgccccagcagcacagtgctttGCTTACACACTTGCTTTACTCCATTCAACAAGGTCAGGAATGTTCCTCCTCTGGGGTCTGTAGAAGTCCACATCTGATTTGTGGAAAAAGCataattcattttcctttttaaaataagttatttttcttgctgtcagcACATGAACTCTGCTGTTGAATGGTTCAGCCTGAATGCACTTCCATCAACAGTTAACagcatgaattttttttttggatgtgCTCACAACAATAATCAGCAGTCCCAGTAAGATTAGATCCTCTGTGGAAGAACATTTTTGTGAGGATCTGGTACAGTCATTTTGTCTGGTGCTGGTAATTTTATGTCTGATCCAGAGGGTTCCCCTTCACAGACGCTGTCCATCTAAATTATCTGGGAAGAGTGCAGGTTCTAACCTCCCAGAGCAAAAAGGAATGGCAGcatttttaattaggaaaatgTAATTCAGCAGAGCTCCAATGCAGCATGTATGAACTAAATCCGCCCCAGTCTGTTGCTTTTCTAGTTTGCAAAGTTAATTGGACTCTTGGGCTCTTGCTGTTAGtgtactttattttctttgcttcatttttagtACTTTTGGTAAGTAGTTCTTGTCTTGACAGGGCATTTAATATAAGAAACCATCTGTTGGTGCCCTTCCTGATGGGAAATTCACCTTTATCCTCTTCTATAGGCAGGCAAAAGTGTAACTGACAAATGTGTCCAAACGTCAGGTAGGCACTGGTAGTGTAATGCTGCTGTTTCATCCTCGGGCAGCCTCTGAGGGCCCCAAGGGTCCCACAGCGCAGACCCCAGAGCTCCCTGTTACCAAACCATCATTCTGCAGGTTGTCACACGCCAGTCTG
It includes:
- the LOC119152407 gene encoding zinc finger protein 239-like, coding for AERPHGCEQCGKAFAQAGALAKHRRVHTGEKPYRCPVCAKAFALSSGLVLHKRTHTGERPHACALCGKAFISSSHLALHLRSHTGERRYQCPVCGKLFLQSSHLVRHKAIHSGERPFKCEDCGKLFGRASHLATHRRVHTGERPFKCAQCEKAFTQKAGLVLHVRLHTGERPYRCDKCGKNFRSSAHLVSHQLLESGERNFKCAACGKAFKQASSLKQHLKTHEAREPHCCSVCGRAFSRSSYLQLHMRTHSGERPYHCLVCNRTYAKISTFEKHCKRHQQDEERPDVRPSAMTTRAKALAEKKKQEQKRQRRDDCLVQPQQADPKQQQVEKL